From Nymphalis io chromosome 10, ilAglIoxx1.1, whole genome shotgun sequence, a single genomic window includes:
- the LOC126771348 gene encoding androgen-dependent TFPI-regulating protein-like: MIRLSAMQSTDNVLKIRLAVHILILIHSVIMTSKLLNIDFDTSDDPVIRQYSKLKWKLITAWFNFLGTGYLIISIYCNWEALKGNTKSKHVKILNKINTFSFTSIIFPTTAFGDILFWRIWNHNRELMMPLSVDKYITVWDQHSMHTVSLIFVLYELIFVPRERPKSYNFEILAMFSFLNIYCALCFISLVNGEYVYPCLKFFSNGKLLMLLIYVYISHLFYYSGQWLIIDFINGNKNVKNEKKCDNVFMRMIKLKS; this comes from the exons ATGATTCGATTAAGCGCGATGCAAAGTACTGACAATGTATTGAAAATTCGATTAGCCGttcatatattaatacttattcaCTCTGTAATCATGACGTCGAAGTTATTGAATATTGATTTTGATACATCAGATGACCCCGTAATTCGTcaatattcgaaattaaaatggAAACTAATAACAGCTTGGtttaat ttcCTAGGTACTGGATATTTAATCATAAGCATCTACTGCAACTGGGAGGCGTTAAAAGGAAACACCAAATCGaaacatgtaaaaatattaaacaaaatcaataCATTTTCGTTTACGAGCATTATTTTCCCCACAACAGCC TTTGGAGACATACTATTCTGGCGGATCTGGAATCATAATCGTGAACTAATGATGCCTCTGTCAGTAGATAAGTACATAACAGTATGGGACCAACACAGTATGCACACGGTTTCTCTAATTTTCGTCTTATATGAGCTAATTTTCGTTCCTAGAGAGAGACCTAAAAGTTATAATTTCGAAATCCTCGCAATGTTTTCTTTCCTCAACATATATTGTGCATT GTGCTTTATAAGTTTGGTAAACGGAGAATATGTTTATCCTTGCCTTAAGTTTTTTTCAAATGGCAAACTACTCATGTTGTTGatttacgtatatatatcgcatttattttattacagcgGTCAGTGGCTTATTATCGATTTTATCAATGgtaacaaaaatgttaaaaatgaaaaaaaatgtgataatgTATTCATGAGAATGATAAAGTTGAAATCTTAG